Sequence from the Streptomyces mobaraensis NBRC 13819 = DSM 40847 genome:
GCCCCCGGCGCCCCCGGCGGCGGTTGGGACGGGCGGCAGTGGCAGGGCGGACCGGCCGCCGGCGGTGACGAACCGGAGTACTTCGGCGGCGAGCCGTCGCACCACCGGCCCCCGCAGGGCCCGGGACCGTCCTACGGCGGACAGCCGACGTACGGGGGGCCGGCCCACGGCGGCCCGGGCGGACACCCGTACCCGGGCCAGGGGCAGGGGCAGGGGCAGGGGCAGGGCTATGGACACGGCCAGAGCCAGGGCCACGGCCACCGCCCCCCGCAGCCGTACCCCCAGCAGGGCAGCACCCAGCAGTTCGGCCTCGGGGAGGCCCCGGACGCGTACCCGCCCCAGGGCGGCAACCCCCCCTACGGGACCGGCGGCTACGACGACGGGTACGGCGAGGGCGACTACGGCGACGACGGCTACGGCGACGCGCAGACCTACAACGGCCCCCCGCCCGGCCCCAAGCTGCACTGGAAGGACCTGCTGACCGGCCTCGTGCTGCGCCCGTCCGCCACCTTCTGGCGGATGCGCGACCACCCGATGTGGGTCCCCGCGCTGCTCGTCACCTTCGTCTACGGCCTGCTCGCGGTCTTCGGCTTCGACAAGGCCCGCTCGGACGTGCTCAACGCGACGTTCGCCAACAGCATCCCGCTGGTCCTGATCGCCGGGGTGATCGTCCTCGTCTCCGGGCTGATCCTCGGCGCGGTGACCCACACCCTGGCCCGTCAGTTGGGCGGCGACGGGCTGTGGCAGCCGACCATCGGCCTGTCCATGCTCATCATGTCGATCACGGACGCCCCGCGGCTGCTCCTCGCGGTCTTCCTGGGCGGCGACAACCCGGTCGTGCAGCTCCTCGGCTGGGCCACCTGGCTGCTGGCCGGCTACCTCTTCACCTCGATGGTGAGCAAGTCGCACGACCTGCCCTGGCCGAAGGCGCTGGGCGCGTCGGCGATCCAGCTGGTCGCCCTGCTCTCGATCATCAAGCTGGGCACGCTGTAACCACGCCGCCCGGCACACGGAAGGCCCCGGCTCCTCGCACGGCGGTTTCTAGGGGTCGTTGCAACACGTGGTCGTGTTGATCAGGCCGCAAGCAGTTTATGCAGGCGCTCGGCTGGGGTTTCCCAGCCGAGCGTTTTGCGTGGGCGGCCGTTGAGTTCGGCTGCGACGGCGTCGAGGTCTTCACGGCTGTGGGCGGACAGGTCGGTGCCCTTGGGGAAGTACTGCCGCAGGAGGCCGTTGGTGTTCTCGTTCGAGCCGCGCTGCCAGGGGCTGGCGGGATCGCAGAAGTAGACCGGGACATCAGTGGCGATGGTGAAAGCGTGGTGGGCGGCCATCTCGCTGCCCTGGTCCCAGGTCAGGGACCGTTTCAGGTGGGTGGGAAGCCGCTGCACGGTCTCCTGGAGCGCGTCGCGGACCTGCTCGGCACCGCGGCCGTCCGGCAGATGGACCAGCATCACGTAGCGGGTGGCGCGCTCGACCAGGGTGCCGATCGCGGAACCGCTGTCCTTGCCGATGATCAGGTCGCCTTCCCAGTGGCCGGGCACCGCCCGGTCCTCGGCCTCGGCGGGGCGTTCGCTGATCATGACCATGGGGTGGGTGAAGCGCGGCTGGCGCGAGGCGGCCTGGCGCTGTGGCCTGCGCATGGCCCGGCCGCTTCGCAGGGAGCGGGCCACTTCGCGGCGCAGTTCGCCGCGTCCTTGGATGTAGAGGGCCTGGTAGACGGTTTCGTGGACCACGTGCATCTCCGGCCGGTTCGGGAACTGTGCCCGCAGAGCGTTGCAGATCTGTTCCGGGCTCCACCGCCGTCTCAGGTGGCGCTGGA
This genomic interval carries:
- a CDS encoding Yip1 family protein — translated: MAGFRMGRGRDSEEGNAARQARHPGQQAPYGGAPYGGPGGGGTGGGAPYGPGPAGAPGGAPGHAPGAPGGGWDGRQWQGGPAAGGDEPEYFGGEPSHHRPPQGPGPSYGGQPTYGGPAHGGPGGHPYPGQGQGQGQGQGYGHGQSQGHGHRPPQPYPQQGSTQQFGLGEAPDAYPPQGGNPPYGTGGYDDGYGEGDYGDDGYGDAQTYNGPPPGPKLHWKDLLTGLVLRPSATFWRMRDHPMWVPALLVTFVYGLLAVFGFDKARSDVLNATFANSIPLVLIAGVIVLVSGLILGAVTHTLARQLGGDGLWQPTIGLSMLIMSITDAPRLLLAVFLGGDNPVVQLLGWATWLLAGYLFTSMVSKSHDLPWPKALGASAIQLVALLSIIKLGTL
- a CDS encoding IS30 family transposase, with amino-acid sequence MDFKIRESRREQGPRKLHREREEYFRLVQLGFGNAEASRRVGVNPRTGREWRNGRPEGRRKPPRLPAHAVRAPSLSSRYLTETDRIHIADRLREKASVRAIAAELGRSPSTVSREIRRNRHPVGGQYRPHAAQARADARRPRPKQGKIARNPALRDFIQRHLRRRWSPEQICNALRAQFPNRPEMHVVHETVYQALYIQGRGELRREVARSLRSGRAMRRPQRQAASRQPRFTHPMVMISERPAEAEDRAVPGHWEGDLIIGKDSGSAIGTLVERATRYVMLVHLPDGRGAEQVRDALQETVQRLPTHLKRSLTWDQGSEMAAHHAFTIATDVPVYFCDPASPWQRGSNENTNGLLRQYFPKGTDLSAHSREDLDAVAAELNGRPRKTLGWETPAERLHKLLAA